CTCTTGTTTATTTACCTTGTGCAAAACATAGGGTACCATCAACACTTGATTAAATGATattggcaaacaaacaaaagtaaaTCATGTTAGGCTAATCATGACTGAAccaaaaatcatttttttgacCCTTATTTACACTTATATTTTCCACAAACATTGATGTTATTTCCCCTCTTATGTATTTTCAATTTTGTGTGTTTTACGACAATGTcaaaggggaactatgcagtttttattttacttaatttaccttaacagCTTTGGAGTCATTGGAAGGTCACTTTTTCTGGGtggaatggtggccgtctcttccccctagcgtctgtgagcggaaaaaacatCCATTGGCCGGGGGGACGCTGGACTCCGAGTCAGAAAGTCTTGCGGTCTCgcgatgtaacaaattgctttcctgcactacacacatacaccggcTAGAATAATGTAGCGATGGAGTtcctcagacattcgtcatggcaGAACCAGTGAAGACGCAGAAACCGAGTAAACCGTTGTcggaggaacagggaaagaggaaacggcAGACTGACCTAGTGAGGATTGTCGTAAAatatatactctgaagctgtaggggaAACTTTACAGAGAAAACTCTGCCCAAAATTTTTTTTTAGGCCCACAGTgcttttaaaattaaaatgttttagcgCTTGTCCTTACTTCTTTTGCAGGACAAGTGTAGCGCCACCTAGTGAGAGACGTAAATATACTAATCTGGTGTTTCAAATTGACAGCGTTTTAGCCCATTATGACTGATTTATGGTGTAGCGCCTCATAGTGGGagatggaaaatgtaaatatttggCGTTTGACATTGAGTGTTTTCCAGTTGTGGTTTCCTACCAGTGTGCATCATTAGCACGTGGCTACTAAGATTTGCCGATTGTGCAAAAGCTTTCCCACAATGGTTACATTTATGAGGTCTCTCTCCTGTATGTATAAGCATGTGTTGTTTAAGACTGCGGGCtgctgaaaaatattttttactggaaacatttatgaggcttttcTGCagtatgtgtaagcatgtgATTTCTAAGTTCTGCAGCTACcgtaaaagcttttccacactgttcACATTTGTGAGGCCTCTCTCCAGTATGTAGATGCATGTGTTGTTTAAGGCTGCGGGCTACTGCAAAATATTTTTCACACTGgagacatttatgaggcttttcTGCAGTATGTTCAAGCATGTGGTCTTTAAGTTGAGTGGATGTTGTAAATGCTCTTTCACACTGGGTACAtgtatgaggcttctctccagcaTGTACCAGGTGTTGAAGATTAAAAATGCAAATATTTGGTGTTTGATGTTCACTGCTTTCCACTTGTGGCTTCTTACCAGTGTGCATCATTAGTATGTGGCTATTAAGATTTCCCGATTGTGCAAAAGCTTtttacacactggacacatttacgaggcttctctccagtgtgtattagaatatgttttgtgtgtgtgtgttcgcatgtgggttttaagattTGACACGAGTAAAAATGCTTTCCCACAatgggcacatttatgaggcttctcacCAGTGTGAGTAACCATGTGGACTTTAAGAAGTGAAATTTCtgaaaaaccttttccacactcaacacatttatgaggcttctctcctgtgtgtacTAGAATGTGGGCATTAAAAGCTGATATTTCTGagaaagcttttccacactcgACACATTGGTGAGCCTTCTCTCCGCTATGTGTACGCATGTGATGTTTAAGATTTGAGGATCTTGTATACGATTTCCCACACtggtcacatttatgaggcttctctccagtgtgtactcGCATGTGGGCATTAAGAGCTGATATTTCTGAGAAGGCTTTTCCACACTCGACACATTGGTTAGGCTCCTCTCCACTAACTATACACATGTGATGTTTAAGATTTGAGGATCTTGTATATGATTTCCCACACTGATcgcatttatgaggcttctctcctgtGTGGACTCGCATATGGCGTTTCAGACATGTAAATCTTGAAAAGGGTTTTCCACAGTTGCCACATATATGAGGCTTCTCCCCAGTATGTACTCGCATGTGATTTTGAAGTTGCGAGGATGTTGTGAATGCTTTTTTACATTGGGcgcatttatgaggcttctcacCAGTGTGAGTCAGACTATGGCTTTTAAGAGCGGAAATTTGTGAAAAACATCTTCCACACTGgagacatttatgaggcttctctccagtgtgtagtATCATGTGGGTTTTAAGACTTGTCTTTAGTGTAAAATGTTTCCCACACTGAATACATTCATGAGGCTTCTCACCAGTGTGTGTTATCATATGATTTTTTAGAGTTGAAGTTTCtgaaaaaccttttccacattggatacatttatgaggcttctcatgagtatgtgtgcgcatgtggcGTTTAAGATTTCTGCCTGTTGTCAATATTTTTTCGCAATGCATACATTTATGAAGTCCTTTGCCAGAGTTCAGCTTTTCATTTACCCTAACTGAGTGCATCTTCTGGTGTTCCTTCAGTTCAGTAAGAGTTGAGAAACTCTTCCTGCAGACTATGCAGTGGTGCAGCCTTCCTTTGAGCTGCAGGTTGAGTTCATCATTCTGTCCGTGAATCTTCTGTTGCAGGCAGTCTGGGTGTTCTGATACACCTGAAAGAGTTACCATAGATACATAGAATGACAGACATATCCTCTACAtccaaccagtaggccacggctgccccaaatttGCCCCAGAGTGCTGATATTTTTCAATGTGTTGAAATAAGTTTGTTtactttgttttcattgttaATTACACCCTTTAGTGGCAAGGAGACAAAAACATTCATCTGTTGCCCTTAAAGGACACCTGTTATTTCATTGTAAATAGGATAAAGGAAAGGGAATACCGTTTATATTTGACATGATGAATACGACGGATGTGTATCTGAaattacttttacttaaaggGAATACCATTTATATTTGACAAGACATATATGAGGGATTTATGTCTGAAATGACTTACGTTCCTGCAGACAATCGTATTCTTGTAGATGTTCATTCTCGTCTTCGACCTTTACCTCAATCTCCGCTGTTGTCTGTAGTGGTTCACTGTAAATAATATTGTAGTCGGATAAGTccgtttcagttttacagttaAGCTCTGCAAAGGGCTTTTCTTCTTGGTCTTGTTCatctttgcatggaatcatatGGCCatagtcctcctcctcctctacgtCTTCTTTCACAATCACTCTCAGGTCCATCTGCTGGGGTTCAGCAAAGAGCAGTCCGAGATCCATGTTCCAGATGGACTCAGGATGATCCCATCCAGAGTTATAACCTGTTACACAGGGAGtagaattattattttttaaaatcttcTCATTTTAAGAGCAAACAATTACATTAgttttctaacgttaacgttattatAACCTGTAGATAGAGTAACACAGTGAATAGAATGCTTTTGCAAAATCTTTTCATTTGAAGAATAAACAACATTAACTatcattaatagtaatattttaattatatataatataataatttacaCATGGCCAAAGTCAAGTAAAATTCCATGAGAATTCTctgacatcaaaacaaaactgaaTTTTGAGGCAGACCAAGCGCAGCTTCCTGAAAACTCGCTGCTAGACAATttgggccctgtgtgtgtgtgtgggtaggtgggggcagtgtgctgtaagtatgtagaggatgtgtgttggagaaaatcctgaagacaatgtgctgtgtatgtgtgtgtgtgtggggggatccccccaacacacacaccaagacccctggcagttgggttagccccttgagccgtggatctgcccaaggtttcttccttggtaagggagttttcccttgcccctgttgctcttgggtgctatATAGTTACTGagtccagtaactatatgcatgtgacaataaacttccttgtatccttgtatccttgtatgacagacaataattctgggccccCGGATAATAggccctttcaagagagttccattatcagcatcatagttggccccacaaggcttccgttttaacattccatatgttatcttaatgcagaggaagtagattgggaaccaaatagaacgttcaagcattgtttttgtttttattgttgaaagggtctataggctaGTATTATCTCTCTGggggccccctgtcagtgctgaaTCGTCTTAACTTCTCGGCCCATTTccttttgccctagttcattcTCCCCCATACTGAAAACATTCCAGGTACAATCACTTAACGTACAATCACTACAATTCATGTAGTGATCTTTTCATACAGATCCTGTCACACACAAGAGTCACTTCATTACACCAGATTTCAGAGCAACTGAGTAGCGTAGAATCTTTTTGACTTCTTTAGAGCGGGAAATTATGAACTAGTATTGAAAAAGCTAATCACAACCACTGAAGGAAGCAGTGATGGATTGTAATAACACGATAAACACCAATGCTACGTGGGAATTGATGTACTGTAGACCTATGTTGGCAGTGCTCCTACAACACAATTCTCTGACTTTGACCCAAAATGATCACATTTCTTGACTTGGAGTTCCCATGTCTGCAACAGACTTTATTGCAATTTCATGATATTCTAAAAAtcccatgacccgtgggaacttTGCACGGTGTGTCATGTCATGTCCACTGATGGGTGTCTCCTCATCCATCACCTGACTACATTCGAGTAAATTTACTGTGTAAGTAAGGCAATGGTACCTTACGTTAGGAGTAGGTTAACGTTATCGTTGTTGTGTCAACGTAAAGTTGTGTTAGACACATACAACGTAAATAAGGATCTAAACATGTAACCTACCTCAAGCATAAATAAGGATCTAAACATGTAACCTACCTCAAGTAAGTGCAGTGTTCCACACCCTGACATATGTTAATTTCATGCTTACCTTGGAAAAAGGTGAAATAATCCCCGCGACATGTAACGTTAGCATCAAAAACACTGTCCCAACATCGAGAGACTCGGCACTTCTTCTTGGCTGGTTCAGATTCAATTTCATCTCAACAGTGCCGCCTACTGCTTCGGAGATTGGTAGAAGCTTTTCTAGTGAAGACTGACACAAATGTGCAGAAGACAAAATGAGCTTCATTGCTGCGGCCGAAAATGTCCTTCATATTTATCAAAATTAACATGACAAAATTAACATCTGACAAAATTATAACAATGTCTTAAAACAATTAGGCCTACTGGCATaatgtggtaggcctatagtgGTTTAGAGCAGTTATTTTTAAACTAGGGGTCGCGACCCCAAATGGGGTCGCCAAAAACTTCCGTGGGGTCGCCAATTATTTTCTGTATTCAGTCTGAAATTATTATTAGGTGAAACAAAGGGAAATTATATTTGCCTTTTCGGCCTTTTCCTTATTTACAGGCagttaagagaagagagagaaatgttttcGTCTTTCAACGAGATCTAGTTCAGCCTATGGGCTACTGGTCCGCTGATAGAAACAATCTGCTCCCACTATGCAAACTCAACTTGTTTCCGCTATtttaagtaaaacaaaacaaaaaacataggtAGCCTACTAGCCAAAATGGACAGGTGGCTGCTTAAAAAATTGAACAAAAGATCGTTAGTGCCATCTACCAGTGCGTCTACTCCTCCGTGATCCTCAGATGGGACAAGTCTACAGGCCGGtgagaataaaaaagaacaaaTGGCGCGTCGGCTTTATCAGAAATAATttttgaaatatgcattcaCTTGCCAAGTTAAAGATACTTCGACCACCCACAATGTGTGATTTGCGGCGATGTTCTGGCGAATGAGAGCTTAAAACCTGTCAAAATGAAACGACATCTCAAAATACAGATGTCGGCTCAGCACCGTGGAGGAAAATCTCCGTGTCGCCGTATGCAGCATTCCTCCTAGAATTAACTTGCTATGTTCACGGAAGCATGCCCACCCTTCCCATTGAAATTGTTAAAGATagtaaaccagaaaagggaaataaaaaaatactgatATTGTTATCGCcataaatataattaatgtaaccttgtaggcctaatgctggtatgtgtgtgtgcgtgcttgtgtgtgtgcgcgcgcggaTACGCACATAGCGCTCTGATCTGATATGGCGGCAGCCTACGCTTGTTTAATCGTGATTGTTTGGTTATCTCGGTTCTTGTTCATATggagtaaataaaacaaatgacttTGCTTTCTAGTTTTTGCTTGATTTAGTTGTTAACGTTTGAGGGGGGTATTTGAGTAAGGACTTAGAATGGGTTTGGGGAAAGTGGGGTCGCCAGACCTCGCCATACTTTTTtgtggggtcgccagacaaaaagtttaagaaccactggtttaGAGCTAGCATGCAAGGCCACCGTTCTGCCCTTGATCACGACACCTTACCCTAAATTGCCTCGGGGAGACTGGTCCTTGTAAATTTACATAATGAGTCCCATTTTGGGCCGATCGGTGCCAACTGTGGGCACCAAATTATATTGTTATTTTGTGATAACTATAACACAAAAATGCATTATGGACATCTGGGACTCACAGCTGAAGCTTAGAGCACTATATAGGTAGtgtagcctatgacaaaaaaaAGGCCTAACAATGCATGCCCAATGTATTATTTATACATTGGTAGAAAAGTCACAAGGAGGGTGGGAGATGTCAAAATCCATGTTAGTTCACATCTTGAGGGCATATGCTTTCAGACAATATTTGGTTTAGGATGGTGTAATTTGTTTTCCCTTCATGGTACAGcccaaaatgtatcagccaTACATTTGATTTACTAATACGGAATGTGTTATGCACGGGCAACAAAATAAAGAGGAGGGTGGGACATGTCAAAAGAACACTGGGGTATGCTGGTATACTGGGGTATTCAAGTGGTTGAATGAGTTTTCCCTTAAagagatattccaccatttgggaaattacactcattttccacctcccctctagcctagaaatctagacgcaccctagcggcagcaaatgtaattagtctagcaactctccgttggcttgcgagctgtaAAAATCAAActtcgatagggccaatcacatcgtgtatagagacgAACAGTAAAAGGAAGGATTAAGGATCATGTAAGCTTTGtggtggagaaagagaaagagagtgagagagaaagaaagaaagaaagaaagaaagaaagaaagagggggagggataGTCTAGAATTATCTTTCTTCTTGGAGACAACACTGACTGGGGATTGATGTGACGGGCAATATTGAAGGCTGGATGAAAacccacacaaacccacacaaacacacacaaacgcacacaaacacacacacaaacacacacacaaacaaacacacacacaaacccacacaaacgcacacaaacgcacacaaacacacacacaaacccacacaaacacacacaaacgcacacaaacacacacaaacacacacaaacccacacaaacgcacacaaacgcacacacaaacgcacacaaacacacacaaacgcacacaaacgcacccacacaaacgcacacaaacacacacaaacaaacacacacaaacacacacaaacccacacaaacacacacacaaacccacacaaacacacacaaacacacacaaacgcacacaaacaccacacaaacacacacaaacacacacaaacccacacaaacgcacacacaaacccacacaaaacacacacacaaacccacacaaacgcacacaaacccacacaaacacacacacaaacgcacaaacccacacaaacccacacaaacgcacacaaacccacacaaacGCAGGTCCATATTCTCCCACTTTCACTTTCTTCTTATTAACAGCATAAAAACATGAGGGCAACAGTTTAAGGAAAGAAAAAAGTCCATAAGTACATAAAAGAAAAGTACATACAATAGAATGATCAAAATACGTAACATAGAGTATACAACTTCTGATTAATCTCCAAGCCAAACTTTACCTTGTTTCATGCAAACCGTTTAAGGTTTTGTTTGAAACGTTCCTGAACGTAGCCAGCAAAGATACTCACTAGTTTTAGAATGACAATTAAAAGTAATGCATCAAATACATCATTGTATCACCAAAAAAATCCCCCACTGATTAATAAATCTGGTGTGTCTGGCAGCGTGTTGATGTAATACTTTCACAGAGTTATTTGACAGAAACAACCGTTAACATAGTCTTTCAAAAAGgcttttggggcagccgtggcctactggttagcacttcggacttgtaaccggagggttgccggttcgaaccccgaccagtaggtacggctgaagtgcccttgagcaaagcacctaactcCCCACTGCTTCACtgctgccactgttgttgcaggcagctcactgcgccgggattagtgtgtgctccacctcactgtgtgttcactaattcacggattgggataaatgcagagaccaaatttccctcacgggatcaaaagagtatatatacttataacccttcactgctccccgagcaccgctgttgatgcaggcagctcactgcaccgggattagtgtgtgctccacctcactgtgtgttcactaattcacggattgggataaatgcagagaccaaatttccctcacgggatcaaaagagtatatatacttataacccttcactgctccccgagcaccgctgttgcaggcagctcactgcgccgagattagtgtgtgcttcacctcactgtgtgctgtgtgtgtttcactaattcacggattgggataaatgcagagaccaaattacTTTTCCTTATTcttttatattactatacactATCCAGAGTGAATTTCTTTAATTTTTTACTTGAGTTATGAAGTTCAATCAGTACTTATACTTCTACATGCTTACAGAGATCTCTAGTCACTGCTGTTGTCGCTGGTGTTGCCATGCTACTGTAGGTGTAAACATGTTAGATTTAATATCTGTGACATATTCTTTCTTGTATGTTATATCTGTGACATATTCTTTCTTGTAAACTATaggggtgtgcatgtgtaagcATGTGGCGTTTAAGATATTTGGATCTTGCAAATGCCTTTCTGGCCTCATTTATGTGGCTTCTCTCTAAGTGTGTCTCAGCATGTGCACTTTAAGACAGGACATTCgtgtaaaagcttttccacaccaGGCACATTTATAAGGCTTCTGTCCAGTGTGTATAAGCATGTGCCGTTTAAGATCTGTGGATGCTGTAAacgcttttccacactggtcacatttgtgaggcttctctccagtgtgtactaGCATATGGCTGTAAAAACCTGAACGTCGTGAGAAGGATTTTCCGCAGTGGACACACTTATGCGGCTCCTCTCCGCTATGTTTAAGCATGTGGATTTTAAGACTTGCATTTCGCGAGTAGGCTTTTCCGCACAGGGCACAATTGtatggcttctctccagtgtgtcttAGCATGTGGGTCTTAAGATTTGCCATCTGTGTAAATGCTtctccacactggacacatttaaaAGGCCTCTCTCCGGTATGTATCAGCACATGTCTTCTAAGAGCTGATCTCTGTGTAAAcgtttttccacactggacacatttaacAGGCCTCTCTCCGGTATGTATCAACACATGACTCCTAAGAGTTGACCTATgtgtaaaagcttttccacactggacacatgtATGTGGCTTCTCTCCTGAATGTACCATCATGTGGCTTTTAAGATATTTGGGTCTCGCAAATGTCTTTCCACATTGGCTGCATCTATGTGACTCTTCTTTACTGTGCATTAGCTTGTGGACCTTAAGAGTTGACCTATGTGTAAAAGCTtgtccacactggacacatttataaGGCTTCTGTCCAGTGTGTGTAAGCACGTGGTGATTTGGATCTGCGGGAGCTCTAAatccttttccacactgggcagaTTTGCGAGGCTTTTTGCCCATGTGGGTTTTCAGAGCTGACATACGTGTTTGTTTAACTCtagtgtgtgttctctggtgTTTCTTGAGATCTGTCGGGGTTGTGAAACTCTTCCTGCAGGCTTTGCAGTGGTACAGCCTTCCTTTAGGGTGTAGGGTGAATTCAGCGTTCTGTCCATGATCTTCTTGTGGGTGTTCAAACACATCTGAAAAAGTCACCATATGCACTTAATCTGGGCTCACATTACAGGATTTTAAAATCATATGGTTTCAAAATCAGacggaaacacacaaacacacattaagaTAATCTCAACCGATAATCTTTTCTCTACGATTGAAACGCATACACGCTACAAGATCTGAATCCAATTAAATGGGAATTAAATGGGTAATTTCTGATTGGACAAGAGGAATTCCATGAGGGGAGGTATTCAAGGACATATTGCATTGGCAGTAGCGATGCACGATATATcagcggccgatatattattggccgataagtgaaaaaatgaacatTTTATTATCGGTCTGATAACAGAATTCTCGCCGATAATTTGcaccgatattttttaaagtcctaatttaggcctacgtaaggtccgtctggctacactgagctacttgagcttggttatactttttcctcattataatgtcagcggtgtgaatgtatttcaccactctaacaaaatctgtggatatgcgttcatttgggaatctgtgcatctcaaaagtgtctcgtgaatgatccgccatttaaccttaccagagcggagctcagccctatctagagccgtcttgtgctggtgtgtttgcactttaccgcgctgatcggggaaacaaataagcaaactcgttagtgggacgagtacataagtaggcctagttttaagttgtgttttagtattatatttgcattacgttagcttgggttttgtattactacctagaaatatgctaaccattcctgcttaagttccagacaggtcatcataataagttattaaaaccttcggggctaacccctttcatttctgctgcagtaggttgtgcgcaacagagtagacggacataagatacagtctgaggagttgcagctttattcagttgaaactaaacccaagtttccctcacaaactctgatttggtcactatactgtagcttattcccagctgagccgtttatgagcgtttagtcctaaatgaaaacgattcatactctctagccactcactcgcaattcactgacgtcaggttcagttaaaggagccacacatactgtagggctaggctactgttatgttgttgactgccgcactattgaggactactacgagttctgtccatcatttggtggtaggtaaaattactgcagggcaattccatggaaaattacatttttggtaacatccataacgccaataaaatgtgatggtatgatatgatgtgaatgattacatgaaatttgaacttttgctatttttggctaaagaatgtaaatgagaaaaaatgcacaaaaaatgaatgccatcattcacatcatacaaatgccaaggcatttcactggcgttatggatgtgacaaaaagtctattttccgtggaattgccctgcaataaaattatgcttattaaatgctttccccaaatcacttttcacaattttttttccaagagtaatattatcgggtATCGgacacaacaaaccaataaatatctgttatcggccctaaaattccatatcggtgcatctctaattgGCAGACATTCAAAGCGAGAAGGCAGAGATATCataatgacaaatttgactattgaGTCACAAAATGTAATGAATGGAATAGGTTGAATTTAAAGAGAACATTTGAgttaataataatcatcatcttcatttgtatagcacctttcatacacagaatgcagctcaaagtgcatTACAGTtagagcatgtaacacaataatatagTAGAGTCAGTCATtgtcagtcattcctcttcgttgctgtggccgtttatgatccaatcagcaacatatcagaaatatagataagaacatgtaacacaataatatagAGAAtaatcagtcattcctctttggatcataaacggccacaacAACAATCAGcacagggccggagtggggccccTTTttagcccgggagtttcaggcccaagaccagcCAACTTTTTCCATGGTGGTGGAAACTGGATTGATTAAGCAACAG
This window of the Alosa alosa isolate M-15738 ecotype Scorff River chromosome 7, AALO_Geno_1.1, whole genome shotgun sequence genome carries:
- the LOC125297292 gene encoding zinc finger protein 501-like isoform X2 → MDLGLLFAEPQQMDLRVIVKEDVEEEEDYGHMIPCKDEQDQEEKPFAELNCKTETDLSDYNIIYSEPLQTTAEIEVKVEDENEHLQEYDCLQERVSEHPDCLQQKIHGQNDELNLQLKGRLHHCIVCRKSFSTLTELKEHQKMHSVRVNEKLNSGKGLHKCMHCEKILTTGRNLKRHMRTHTHEKPHKCIQCGKGFSETSTLKNHMITHTGEKPHECIQCGKHFTLKTSLKTHMILHTGEKPHKCLQCGRCFSQISALKSHSLTHTGEKPHKCAQCKKAFTTSSQLQNHMRVHTGEKPHICGNCGKPFSRFTCLKRHMRVHTGEKPHKCDQCGKSYTRSSNLKHHMCIVSGEEPNQCVECGKAFSEISALNAHMRVHTGEKPHKCDQCGKSYTRSSNLKHHMRTHSGEKAHQCVECGKAFSEISAFNAHILVHTGEKPHKCVECGKGFSEISLLKVHMVTHTGEKPHKCAHCGKAFLLVSNLKTHMRTHTHKTYSNTHWREAS
- the LOC125297292 gene encoding uncharacterized protein LOC125297292 isoform X3: MDLGLLFAEPQQMDLRVIVKEDVEEEEDYGHMIPCKDEQDQEEKPFAELNCKTETDLSDYNIIYSEPLQTTAEIEVKVEDENEHLQEYDCLQERVSEHPDCLQQKIHGQNDELNLQLKGRLHHCIVCRKSFSTLTELKEHQKMHSVRVKTLDGIILSPSGTWISDCSLLNPSRWT
- the LOC125297270 gene encoding zinc finger protein 501-like isoform X3 — encoded protein: MDLGQPLSSGCNVIDPLRVELGLLVKEEDMKEEEYGHMIACPDEEEEKPSVQLHYKIETDETPTVAEIEVKIEEDDKQSHDNLLGNVFEHPQEDHGQNAEFTLHPKGRLYHCKACRKSFTTPTDLKKHQRTHTRVKQTRMSALKTHMGKKPRKSAQCGKGFRAPADPNHHVLTHTGQKPYKCVQCGQAFTHRSTLKVHKLMHSKEESHRCSQCGKTFARPKYLKSHMMVHSGEKPHTCVQCGKAFTHRSTLRSHVLIHTGERPVKCVQCGKTFTQRSALRRHVLIHTGERPFKCVQCGEAFTQMANLKTHMLRHTGEKPYNCALCGKAYSRNASLKIHMLKHSGEEPHKCVHCGKSFSRRSGFYSHMLVHTGEKPHKCDQCGKAFTASTDLKRHMLIHTGQKPYKCAWCGKAFTRMSCLKVHMLRHT